AGTTTTTGGGAAGGCCTTTGGGATCTTTTCCTGGTACAATGCCGCCTGGAATGGCTAATTCTGGTTTGGAACTTGCAGTGGGAAGAAATGGCTTTGGTGCTATGAACTCTGTTGACACTGCATTGCCAATGGGGCTTGATTTTGGCAATGGTCTCTCAAGTCCTCTAACAATGATGTCCCCTAGGCCCACCCCAAGCATGAGTAATACAGATGTATCCTTTGATAAGTCCATGTTAATGGAGCTTGCGTTTGCTGCGATGAATGAGCTGCTTAAGCTGGCCGAGATTGGTGATCCTCTGTGGTTTAGAAACTTTGACGGAAGTGGGGAAGCATTGAACCTTGAGGACTATGCTAGGTCCTTTCCTCCATGTATTGGCATGAAACCGTCCAATTTCACGACAGAAGCAACAAAGGCAACTGGTACAGTGATGATCAACTGTCTGGCCTTGGTGGAGACTCTGATGGATACAGTAGGTTCCTTCATCTTTATTCCAGTGCCTTCGACCCATTGTTGAATGTGAACATGTTTATCCAATTTGCTTCTTGACATTCGAATTTTTGCTTCTTGACATAcaaattttcctttttatttaaagGGTATGCCATTAATGGCTGCCATGATCTTTTGAGAAAAAAACCCATCACTTTTTAGTAGAGAAAACAGGCATATTGTTGGTTTTCTTTCGTCTTGATTTCCATGTAACATTCAAGTTCCATTGATGCAGAGTCGATGGGTGGAGATGTTCTCAAGCATTGTTGGAAGAACCTCAACAATTGATGTGATTTCCAGCAGCAGCACAAGTGGAAGCAGGAATGGCAATCTGCAATTGGTACGTTTTTTTTGATTATTTTGTTGGAAGTCACCGATCCTATGTTTCTTTTCTTGTAATAAAGCTTTGAAATTTGCAGATTCAAGCCGAGTTCCAAGTTCTTTCTGCTTTAGTTCCTGTCCGTCAAGTAAAGTTTCTCCGCTTCTGCAAGCAACACGCTGAAGGCGTCTGGGCTGTGGTGGATGTGTCTATTGACGCAATCCAAGAAGGTTCACAACCACGTGAAGCTGGAAATTGCAGGAGGCTCCCTTCTGGATGTATTGTGCAAGACTTGCCTAATGGTTACTCCAAGGTAATTTTTTAATTAGTCCTTATATGTTTTCCATTTGGCATTTCACACAAGGCTCCATAAGTTGCTGACAAGCTAGGTGTTTGGACTTATCTTTTGTTGTTGGTTTgtgtatttatttgtttatttattcttAATGAAGGTCTATCTTGTCATTTTGTGTGCATGGTTCTTTTAAATACAACTGCTTCATACTACTTTTTGTGATGTTGATTTTCTTGACCTTTGCTTCCGAAATATATTTTATTCTCAGCATCTTTTGGAAATGCTGTCAATAAAATAATTTGACAGTTGTAGCCTAAGAATCTGAACCTTCTAATGTAATTTAATTCTGTAGATGCTTCTGTACTCTGTAGTATATAAGTATTATGTTATCATCAAGTTCAAGGCTAGGATTTTTCGTGTTTGCTTGATCAGGCTTCTGCCAGATTAGGAAAACGGGTAAATCGAGGATATCAACCTTATAATATTTCTAGATGCCTCAAGTACTTTTTCTGTGCCTTGAACTTTAAATCTATGATCATTGTATGAAGGCAAAGCCTCTGTAGTTTCATCCTTACTGTATAATCTATATGTACAAGTGAGTGTGATGCTGCGCTTCCCCGCTTCCCTTCCCTTCCGCGTGCTTGTGAACCTATGCTTGCGCGTCGTTCACTTTTTACCAGTAGTGTTATTTGACCTCAATATATACTTGTATTGTACTCTTccaatctaggaattaaaataattatgCAGTTTGTGTAATATATTTGCATTTTCTAACCTATCCTCTTATTCTCTGATCACTTCATTTTCTTGCAAAAACacaagtaatttttttttacctttttcactcatttatgctctcttttgcatcctcttaaacaattaaaaaaaggAGCAAAACTAGTCATTTCCCTACAAAACCATAAGAGCTCATTTTCTGAGAAATTGTTGGACCCTAACTAAAAGTAGGTGTTTGTGCCTTACGAGGCATGTACCTTCTACTGCAGCCTCGAGGTGTTAAGTGCACTTCGGCTGTGCTTCAAGCCATTCAAACTATTGAACGTGACTATCTATGTGGAGCAAAATAGTAAAAATGTGGCTAACCTTTCTTGGAAGTTTGATTTGGTGTGAACTTTTTTATCTGTTACTCTAGTTTGTTTCCGTATGTGAAACCAAAATATTCCAGTCTTTGACTGCATGGACAATTGATAGTTTGTGCCAGTAATAATTTGGGTCTCTTCCTTCATAGTGCTTTGTAAGCCAAACTATTGTTTGCTGAAAGTTTGTTTTCTCATTTATGACATTCTTATTATTCCCTTCTCCTAAACAAGAACTGCAAAATTCATAGTGTCAATTCATATGCTTTTGATTCGGACATGGATTTCTTGTACCTTTTTGaaataaatattatatatttataaACTATCTAGTTTCTGTAAGTAACAATTTTTTAGTTGAAATTTTTTTTAAGAGGAAGTCGTGGAGTAGTTAAAAGAATTTTTGTTTATGATTCTACAAATAGTAATAGTATCATTCATTTTTGGACCCAGTATATCTCATGAGTTATGATTTCATTTACGTTTACTGGATGTGTTCCTCCCATGGTTTGGATTTGTTTTGGACTCATGCTCACTGCTACTGGGAGCGTGCAGGAAGATTTTCCACAAATTTCGACCTACTGCATGTGAGATTAGGTTCAGGATAATTTTCATGGTACCTTCCTATTTTACCAATAGATTTTCAGCTTATTTTTCTATTTCAAGGAATATGTTATATAATTTTACAAGGAAATAAGAGATTAGTGGTAAATGTTAAAAAAAGCAGATGATAGGATTCAGATGAAAGGGAGCATTCAGTTAGGGGTGCAAACGTTAAAAACTCACGTTTCTTCGAAAAAGAGGAAATTGGGAAGCAGATCATAGAAGAGGATAAGCAAATCGCAAAATGACGCATACATAATGGTTGGGAGGCGCAGTGAACTCTTTGAGTATCTGACTATACTTAATTTATctagaaggagaaagagaaactttTCATTGACTTTTGGGAATACATCTATTATGTAATTAATTCAGAGGTGGTCTTTCCTAAATAATTTTGCTTGACCTTCTAATTTTCCATGAAGTACTTATTTGCAATTGATCTTTTTGAATAATATAACCCTTTAATTGTCTCGATTTGCTGGTTAAGCTACCTAAGTTGCCTCCACACAGGCCACTGGATGATTCATGTCAAAGCTATCTTCATTTACTCACTTTCTATGTGTGTAAAACTGCTAGCAAAATATTGACAGATAATTTCAGGTTATTTGGATTGAGCACATGGAATATGATGAGAATACCATCCACAATTTCTACCGCCCTTTCATCAGGTCTGGCCGGGGCTTTGGTGCCCAACGGTGGATTGCCACCCTGCAAAGACAATGCGAGTGCCTGGCAGTCATCACGTCTTCTGCTGTACCCAGTGGCGATAGCGCAGGTACCGCATCATGTTGTTCATTTGAAACACTTGAACTTCGAAATGATAATGGATTCTTATGGAGTTCCATTTTTAGCAGTTGTTAGTCCCAGTGGTCGGAGAAGTATTGCAATGCTGGCTCGACGCATTACTCGCAACTTCTGTGGTGGGGTTTGTGCAACTTTTTACAAGTGGGAACCGATCCAAACAGGGACCGCAGAAGATACTaagttgatgatgaggaagagcATTGGTGAACCCGGTGAGCCTCCTGGTATCGTGTTGAGTGCCACCAGGACCATCTGGCTGCCGGTGACACATCAACGTTTGTTTGACTTCCTGCGAAATGAACAAACCAGGAGTCAATGGGATGTCTTGTCCCATGGTGGTCCCATGCACCAAATAGTACACATTGCCAAGGGTCAGGATCTTGGCAATAGCATCTCTCTCTTTCGCGCTAATGTGAGTGATAAACTGGTGGATTATTTTTGGAAATGTGGCATAAAACTACACAACTTAGTGCACTTACTATTAACCACTGATCTCTGAATATATTTTGGCTTGCCTTGCAGGCGGCTGCCAGCGATGCTAATCAAAATAGTATGTTGATCTTGCAAGACTCTTGCACGGATGTATCTGGTTCAATTGTAGCATATGCAGCAGTTGATACTGCAGAAATGAATGTCGTGATGAGTGGTGGAGATTCTTCCTGCGTGGCTTTCCTGCCATCTGGATTTGCAATAGTTCCAGATTGTTTTCAAAATTCTAACAACGGAATGCTTGAAAAAGAGGACAATGGGGGTAGCAGTAACGGGTCTTTGTTGACGTTGGGATTCCAAATATTGGTGAATAGCTTGCCAGCAGCAAAGCTCACTATGGAGTCGGTCGACACCGTTAATGCACTCATCTCACGTACACTTCAGGGTATAAAAACTGCTTTCCAGTGCAATTAATCCCAAGCCAAATTGGTACTATTGGTTAGTTGCATTCCAAGGTTTtgctcttttgtttttttggggTTTAACTTTAAAAGTTATATGTCCGAGAATTAACGTGCAACAAAGTGTGGTGCATGTTAAGACTCTAAATGTACAAGGTGATAGAAAAGGGGGTTTGAGTCAAGAACGAACCGAGGTGGTTCCTCGTGATGACCATAGTACTACAATTGCGTGATTGTTCAGCTTTTTGCCAAGGCATCGAGGAGATTGGTGGTTCGGGTATTGACTCTGGTGCCCCATTAATATAAATTGTGTGCTGTTCTATAGCTGTGTGTTTTTTCTCTTGTTGAAAAAATGATACGCGATCTGTTTTTTTTCATGTCTGAACCTTAGTATGTTCTTTTGGGTGATATATGGTGTAATCACACACTCTAAAgctaattttatggtttaatgtGTTGCTTTTTATGTCACTTGTATCTGCTTGCGATATAAAGGTTGTTTGGTTTCAATTCTACCATAAAGATTGACACCTTCTGGTGGAGTGCTTTCCATTGCAAGTAAATTTATATGCCCCTTTGTGCGCATGCTGGCTGTAGTGataaataattttatattattactATCCCAGTTTGATTGTTGACTTCTAGTAGAaactgttgaagtttggcaaaatgccaaagtcccacattggttagGAGTTAAGTTTGGaagggatttttcccctataaaagaaggcctaatgtttaggattgaaacacacctctcatttgccttctcatctgtttaaggcatttgtatcttctctctttagtattatttcacttgtattttggagtgaaataaaatattggttgtgtccgaggagtaggcaaaattagccgaacctcgtaaattctggtgttccctttattgttgctttattgtcttatttattatttggtggctgtcataattttggtatagtagttgtgacttattcacactatatacatttggcttccgcaacaattggtatcagagccaaggtactgtctaagtatgctctgtggttgcagcatagtctgatcttccacatcagaaaagatttatcttggtaactgagtcaaggttctgtctgagtatgctctgtggttgcagcttagtctgatcttccacaccagaaaggaaataatcttgatttgtgtcgtcagctattaaataatatttgtgtcaaagatgggagacaataaacaagaagaatctacatcaagtgtcaacaatacgtcatcattggcatcttcgcttatgacaagaattgtgtcaaatgcgaaatttgcggtcgaaatatttgacgggtccggacattttgggatgtggcaaggcgaggttctagatgtcctttttcaacaagggctagatctggccattgaagaaaagaaaccagatgttattggagaagaagattggagaattatcaaccgtgttgcttgcggtaccattcgatcctaccttgctagagagcagaaatatccatacacaaaggaaacttctgcaagtaaattatggaaagcactggaggataaatttttgaagaaaaacagtcaaaataaattgtacatgaagaagagactgtttcacttcacctatgttcctggtaccacgatgaatgaacatatcaccagtttcaataagttggtcacagatttgcaaaatatggatacaacttatgatgatggtgacttggccttgatgttgttggcgtcacttcctgatgagtacgagcaccttgaaactactctactccatggaaatgacgaagtttctctcagagaagtttgttcggctttgtacagctatgaacaaagaaagcgagaaaaacagaagggcggagaaggagaagcactatttgtgaggggtcgtcctcaaaatcaaacgaggacaaagaagggaagatccaagtcaagatccagacccagcaaagatgaatgtgccttttgtcgagaaaaagggcactggaagaaagactgtccgaagttgaagaataaggccaaacataacaatggaaaggccattatggattcaaatgtagctgattgtgatgattcagacttctcattagttacaacagagtcatcaacatcttcagacatatggttgatggactcggcttgtagctatcatatgtgtcccaacagggactggttcgtggaatttcaagaaggagaatatggagtcgtccacacagcggataacagccctcttacctcatatggcattggttcaatacgattaaggaaccatgatggaatgatcagaacattgatagatgttcgatatgtaccggatttgaagaagaatctcatctctgtgggagccctagaatcaaaagggttcaaaatcattgcagaaaatggagtgatgagagtatgctccggtgcactagtggtaatgaaggctaatcggaagaataataatatgtaccgctatcgtggcagtacagttattgggacagcgacagtaacatccagtgacgacaaagaggcagaagcaaccaagctatggcacatgcgcttgggacatgctggaggaaaatccttgaaaactctatcagatcaaggattgttaaaaggagtaaaggcttgcaacttggagttttgtgagcattgtgtcaaagggaaacagacaagggttaaatttggtacaacgatccataatactaaaggcattttggattatgtacactctgatgtttggggtccttccaaaacaccttcattgggtgggaagcactattttgtaacctttgttgatgatttttctcgaagagtgtgggtgtatacaatgaaaaacaaagatgaagtgctgggaatttttctcaaatggaagacgatggtggagaatcaaacaggcaggaggatcaagtgtattcgcacagacaatggaggtgaatacaaaaatgatcatttcaataaggtctgtgaaaatgatggcatcgtccgacacttcactgttagacatacaccacaacagaatggagtggcagaacgtatgaaccggaccttgctggagaaggtacggtgtatgttgtccaatgctggcttgggcaaagaattttgggctgaggcaattacatatgcatgtcacctcattaatcgtctaccatctgctgctattgatggcaaaacaccatttgaaaaatggtacggaaaacctgctgtagattataactctttgcacgtgtttggctcaactgcatattatcatgtgacggagtcaaaattggatccaagggcaaagaaggctatttttatgggaattacttctggagtcaaaggatatcgcttatggtgccctatgacaaagaaagtaatattcagcagagatgttacctttgatgaatttgctatggtaaataaggtaacagaagataccaaacaaaatgaaggtgcttctaagcaggtggagtttgagggaaaatttatttttcctacacaagaagcagaggaggaaacaaatgaagattaccctctggaaggagagccagtagaggagattccaactcaggaatctcaacaacaacttgaatcaatagcaaccagcaggccaaaaagaacaataacgaaacctgttcgtctcatagagacggttgcttgtgcaacctcaattgtagctgatgatgttcctactacttataaagacgctgtccaaagttcagaagaagataagtggaggattgccatgaatgatgaaatacagtcccttcatcagaatcatacatggagattggccaatctcccgaagggaaagaaagcaattgggtgcaaatgggtatttgcaaagaaggaaggatttcctaaccaagtagatgttcgctacaaagcaagattggtggccaaaggatatgctcaaaaggagggaattgattacaatgaagtgttttctccagttgtaaaacattcctccattagaattatgttggctttggtagcacaattggatttggaactagttcagatggatgtaaaaactgcgtttttacatggaaacttggaggaggaaatctacatgactcagccagaaggattcaaagttgctggaaaagaaaatatggtgtgcaaacttgaaaaatcgttgtacggattgaaacaatcttctagacaatggtacaagcgatttgacgagtttatgttgcggcaagggtacaagagaagcaaatacgatcattgtgtgtatttgcacaagcttaaagatggttcctttgtatatcttctcctatatgttgatgatatgttgatagcttccaagaattcggaagaaattgataagttgaagattcaactgaagaaggagttcgagatgaaggatttgggtgaggcaaagaaaattcttggcatggagataattagagatagacgttcaaagaaactctgtttatctcaaaaggaatatttgaagagagtacttcaacgttttggcatagatgacaagactaagccagttagtactccacttgcttcccattttaagctaagtactactatgtcgccaatggatgaagctgaacgagagtatatgtcaaaggtaccatacgcaaatgttgttggtagcttgatgtatgcaatggtttgcacaaggcctgacatttcacaagctgttggagttattagcagatatatgcacaatccagggaaggagcattgacaagctgtgaagtggattctacggtatattcataatactgtagatgtcgggttagtttttgagcaggaagacaatcagtctgtagttggatattgtgactcagattttgcgggtgatatggacaaacgaagatcaactactggttatgtgtttacttttgcaaaggcaccagttagttggaagtctactttgcagtcaacagttgctttgtctacaacagaggcagagtacatggctattacagatgctgtgaaagaggcaatttggcttcaaggattgctaaaggagcttggtgttgaacaaaaaggtatcacaattttttgtgatagtcaaagtgctattcaattagcgaagaaccaagtttatcatgcaaggacgaagcacattgatgttcggtatcatttcgtacgagaaatcatagaagaaggtggagtcacggtgaagaaaattcatactacagagaatcctgttgatatgctgacaaaggtggtgactgcggtcaagtttcaacattgtttggatttgatcaacattgttgaacactgaagattgaagatgaagacacaaccaaaatttgttattgagagagaattgaaaatgtggaattttgccaaggtggagatttgttgaagtttggcaaaatgccaaagtcccacattggttgggagttaagtttggaagggatttttcccctataaaagaaggcctaatgtttaggattgaaacacacctctcatttgccttctcatctgtttaaggcatttgtatcttctctctttagtattatttcacttgtattttggagtgaaataaaatattggttgtgtccgaggagtaggcaaaattagccgaacctcgtaaattctggtgttccctttattgttgctttattgtcttatttattatttggtggctgtcataattttggtatagtagttgtgacttattcacactatatacatttggcttccgcaacagaaACTACTACTGATAAATTAAACAAGTTGGCAATATGGTATTCTTGAGAAATAGGGCAAGTGTATGTGATTTTCATGTTGCGGCGAAGTACTATAATAGAGGATAAAGTTGTGAACGAATAAGACTGCTTTCTGATAACTATTTTGATGTGTCAAACAAGTTCATTCAAAATTGATCGATGCACTAGTATTGTTAGGTCTGTCTCCATTTATTATTGATATTCTTCTACGTCAAATTAATGGGATCCTTAATgaaaaaatgacactgtatagccgttgtaaaaataatagccgagtaaatatataaaatttgcaTATGTTTTGTATGTATATGCCCCcaccagaaactatttacatctggtagccgaaaaagtgtgtatatatatatatattaacccaTTCTTTAATTTCCCAAATATTCTCATATGGGACCATTAAATATTGAGTTGAACTTATATACATTGAAAGTCTCCAAATTTCACTGCGATATATGACAGTCAAAAGAGTTGAAAGGAGGATATTCAACATGACATGTGAAATCTGTACTACAAAAGTCAATTTAACCTTAACTTCGAATTTTGTACGGCGTATTACGAAATGACTCATAATGGTTCTTGCTCTGGTCACCCAACAATTCCAAGTCTCTGGCTATTCTCAATTTCTCATTCTTGTGCAGCAGTAATTTTAAACCTTTTCCTAACAGACGGAAACGATTACAAGTGAGTTTCACGTGTGATTTTGTTGctgcatatattatatatatatgggttttaTTCATGCAAACAAATAGTAGGAGATATGGTAAGGTTGTATGTACTATGTAGTGCCAGCCCAGAGACACCTTTGCTAAGTAATGCTGTTTCCACAAAAATATCCATTGTAATGTACTAATGGAGAATTTGGAGATGGCACCATCCACCAACCAAAGTACAGTTATTTAAGGCTCGTAACATGGATGCATTATGgaaaatttttaatattttttttaatgcaTTATGgaattttttctgttttttcagACCAATTTAGCAAGTCTATTACAAGAAGCACAAAAGAATGTGCAAAAAGCAAAAGTATTACTACTACTATATCTGTTATAAGTTGAGAAGGCCAAGTCTTGAGGTCACGAagtgtttcttttttctttttcttctttttgaacgACAACTTTCCGGATCGGAGTATGATTTTTCACTGTGCATTTTTGACTGATAAAAGATCAAATATTACTCTTAAGGCAACTGCCTTGTCCCAACTCTCACACTGTCACACACCggtgttagggatatagtagatatgccctaaatccaatctcatatttgatgatttgaacatatttttgtgaacgtcattcgatataaaaatatatcgcattcttttatcatagttattattaattgtttgattaatttgataaggtccttgattaaattttgaggcttgtcatcgtgatagagatcatgataatgagagcaaagtctcttacaatttaatctaaatttgttcttgatcgtaggattattaatttggacattagtaatccggttagatcaatatttatgtgatcgtctttatgggataaagattagttgatctcattaactaaattacatagatagatgatgcatatagagatatgatcattgaaccgactcattggataattcctaatggttagaattaccataaactgtcaataggatattctcttgaagaatgtgatgtaagagtttcctttgacctgagatcgtcatagtaattgacaagttatttattgtgctgtgataccagacacctatggccctagagcgatagttgaaaggatattgggtacgattaaatacttgtagaattagtgattgatcaagatagaatctgtcaactcttggtaatgagtttaagcaccatgttgtcatgaattataaacgaccaaattaagaccttggccagggcaattgaatgaaagaagaaaagagtttcttaggtcattcaatggtcgattatacttgacatgaacacatagttggtcgcctattaggatttgacagttgaaccatatcctagggtgatccagagctataaggacagaaggaattactacattattcttctactagttcttgagagtaaattgtattcttcatgctatccggtcgttaaggagtgttgctagacgccaccatTGATTAATATgtggtcaatttactaccggtttagtattgaacctatggggtcgcacacaaacgagtgttctgatctttgctaaagaattacttactttattatttgttaattaaattaaggaatttaattagtcaaatagatTCAGTTATTAgtcaaaataaaatattattatattctttgctagcacagaggatataattaatttGTGAACAagttgaagttttctatttgaaatagaaaattaaaattatctcttggttgaaatatatatatgatatatataattaatatttatttatataagatatgtatataaaatattaatgaaTGACTTATGAATCAAATCCAATTAAGAACTAGATTTTCACGTCAAAGTCAATAATTGGACGAGTCGCTACCTAAATCCATAAAAATGGGATTTGTATTTTTCTATAGTAAAAAACTAATAAGGATATTATAATCCAATTTGGTATTGGAATTTATGGAAAGTCCATAAATCATAAAGTCCAATAAGAATGGCAGTAACGAAATCTCCCTACGAAATTCCATAAAGTTAATTTGTGGAATTAAAATTATTACCCTAAGTAAATCATTACATCAACCAAATAGGAATAGAGTTTATAGGTGATATTATATAAAGGATGATGGAGAAAATTTTCCGCACTAATTCTGGAGAAGAAaatcactttgtgaaagtgagaatACAATACAAAgtcaagagagaaaatacaattacaagaaaaagtgtttcttgttcttctacagttgagttgagatttttgagaaaaaatttCAGCACAAGGTTTCAATCAATTTGTTCGCGTATTTCATTGTTCAAAGAGTTGATAACAAGGatcagtctcggtgtggatacgcatagagtcttcgcactatcgaagaaattttgaaacgagactctcttcaccaggtacgtcttagattcgatctttgacatgtaaataaattttaaacacgaaaagatctttctaggattgttattgtctttcgct
This sequence is a window from Nicotiana sylvestris chromosome 3, ASM39365v2, whole genome shotgun sequence. Protein-coding genes within it:
- the LOC104224447 gene encoding homeobox-leucine zipper protein HDG1-like isoform X2 is translated as MSFGGFIGSSSSGGNGGGDGGSGVSRVVADSPYNNTMPPAATIAHQSQQLVTSPLTQPMFNSSPLSLALKPKMEGIGGMGLIGENFDAVAMGRSSREDEYESRSGSDNLDGGASGDDQDTPLGKSSRKKKYHRHTPYQIQQLEAAFKENPHPDEKARLELGKRLTLESRQVKFWFQNRRTQMKTQLERHENAILKQENDKLRIENIAMKEAMRSPMCGHCGGQAILGEIHIEEHHLRIENARLRDELNRICVLANKFLGRPLGSFPGTMPPGMANSGLELAVGRNGFGAMNSVDTALPMGLDFGNGLSSPLTMMSPRPTPSMSNTDVSFDKSMLMELAFAAMNELLKLAEIGDPLWFRNFDGSGEALNLEDYARSFPPCIGMKPSNFTTEATKATGTVMINCLALVETLMDTSRWVEMFSSIVGRTSTIDVISSSSTSGSRNGNLQLIQAEFQVLSALVPVRQVKFLRFCKQHAEGVWAVVDVSIDAIQEGSQPREAGNCRRLPSGCIVQDLPNGYSKVIWIEHMEYDENTIHNFYRPFIRSGRGFGAQRWIATLQRQCECLAVITSSAVPSGDSAVVSPSGRRSIAMLARRITRNFCGGVCATFYKWEPIQTGTAEDTKLMMRKSIGEPGEPPGIVLSATRTIWLPVTHQRLFDFLRNEQTRSQWDVLSHGGPMHQIVHIAKGQDLGNSISLFRANAAASDANQNSMLILQDSCTDVSGSIVAYAAVDTAEMNVVMSGGDSSCVAFLPSGFAIVPDCFQNSNNGMLEKEDNGGSSNGSLLTLGFQILVNSLPAAKLTMESVDTVNALISRTLQGIKTAFQCN
- the LOC104224447 gene encoding homeobox-leucine zipper protein HDG1-like isoform X3; the protein is MEGIGGMGLIGENFDAVAMGRSSREDEYESRSGSDNLDGGASGDDQDTPLGKSSRKKKYHRHTPYQIQQLEAAFKENPHPDEKARLELGKRLTLESRQVKFWFQNRRTQMKTQLERHENAILKQENDKLRIENIAMKEAMRSPMCGHCGGQAILGEIHIEEHHLRIENARLRDELNRICVLANKFLGRPLGSFPGTMPPGMANSGLELAVGRNGFGAMNSVDTALPMGLDFGNGLSSPLTMMSPRPTPSMSNTDVSFDKSMLMELAFAAMNELLKLAEIGDPLWFRNFDGSGEALNLEDYARSFPPCIGMKPSNFTTEATKATGTVMINCLALVETLMDTSRWVEMFSSIVGRTSTIDVISSSSTSGSRNGNLQLIQAEFQVLSALVPVRQVKFLRFCKQHAEGVWAVVDVSIDAIQEGSQPREAGNCRRLPSGCIVQDLPNGYSKVIWIEHMEYDENTIHNFYRPFIRSGRGFGAQRWIATLQRQCECLAVITSSAVPSGDSAAVVSPSGRRSIAMLARRITRNFCGGVCATFYKWEPIQTGTAEDTKLMMRKSIGEPGEPPGIVLSATRTIWLPVTHQRLFDFLRNEQTRSQWDVLSHGGPMHQIVHIAKGQDLGNSISLFRANAAASDANQNSMLILQDSCTDVSGSIVAYAAVDTAEMNVVMSGGDSSCVAFLPSGFAIVPDCFQNSNNGMLEKEDNGGSSNGSLLTLGFQILVNSLPAAKLTMESVDTVNALISRTLQGIKTAFQCN
- the LOC104224447 gene encoding homeobox-leucine zipper protein HDG1-like isoform X1 encodes the protein MSFGGFIGSSSSGGNGGGDGGSGVSRVVADSPYNNTMPPAATIAHQSQQLVTSPLTQPMFNSSPLSLALKPKMEGIGGMGLIGENFDAVAMGRSSREDEYESRSGSDNLDGGASGDDQDTPLGKSSRKKKYHRHTPYQIQQLEAAFKENPHPDEKARLELGKRLTLESRQVKFWFQNRRTQMKTQLERHENAILKQENDKLRIENIAMKEAMRSPMCGHCGGQAILGEIHIEEHHLRIENARLRDELNRICVLANKFLGRPLGSFPGTMPPGMANSGLELAVGRNGFGAMNSVDTALPMGLDFGNGLSSPLTMMSPRPTPSMSNTDVSFDKSMLMELAFAAMNELLKLAEIGDPLWFRNFDGSGEALNLEDYARSFPPCIGMKPSNFTTEATKATGTVMINCLALVETLMDTSRWVEMFSSIVGRTSTIDVISSSSTSGSRNGNLQLIQAEFQVLSALVPVRQVKFLRFCKQHAEGVWAVVDVSIDAIQEGSQPREAGNCRRLPSGCIVQDLPNGYSKVIWIEHMEYDENTIHNFYRPFIRSGRGFGAQRWIATLQRQCECLAVITSSAVPSGDSAAVVSPSGRRSIAMLARRITRNFCGGVCATFYKWEPIQTGTAEDTKLMMRKSIGEPGEPPGIVLSATRTIWLPVTHQRLFDFLRNEQTRSQWDVLSHGGPMHQIVHIAKGQDLGNSISLFRANAAASDANQNSMLILQDSCTDVSGSIVAYAAVDTAEMNVVMSGGDSSCVAFLPSGFAIVPDCFQNSNNGMLEKEDNGGSSNGSLLTLGFQILVNSLPAAKLTMESVDTVNALISRTLQGIKTAFQCN